One Pleurocapsa sp. PCC 7327 DNA segment encodes these proteins:
- a CDS encoding diheme cytochrome C, with product MFNLVRQKLIRHKTIKALSPLILLLATALWCVGLGWGMAFALDPIPSRYENGRDLYLENCSGCHIAIPPEVMPTQTWKQLLENPEDHYGRSLTNLIRITQLLIWDYLSAYSRPLTTNEPIPLLIEQSRYFKALHPRVQFSEPVTADACVKCHPGVAQFDYRTLTPEWQDAP from the coding sequence ATGTTCAACTTAGTTCGACAAAAACTGATTCGACACAAAACCATAAAGGCTCTTTCGCCGTTAATTTTGTTATTGGCGACCGCGTTGTGGTGCGTCGGACTGGGGTGGGGAATGGCATTTGCCCTCGATCCGATTCCCAGTCGCTACGAAAACGGACGAGATTTATATTTAGAAAATTGCTCTGGCTGTCATATCGCCATTCCTCCAGAAGTTATGCCAACGCAAACCTGGAAACAACTTCTAGAAAACCCTGAAGACCATTACGGTCGATCGCTGACGAATTTGATTAGGATTACCCAACTTCTAATCTGGGATTACTTGAGTGCTTATTCCCGTCCCTTAACAACAAACGAACCCATTCCTTTGCTGATAGAGCAATCCCGTTATTTCAAGGCACTTCATCCCAGAGTTCAATTCTCCGAACCCGTTACTGCCGATGCTTGCGTTAAATGTCATCCAGGAGTGGCTCAATTTGACTATCGTACCCTGACCCCTGAATGGCAAGATGCGCCCTAA
- a CDS encoding amino acid ABC transporter permease, with the protein MTDNEKIPFWRDDRFLKILVQIVIVFIVVTIFVILGNNLARNFRRRGLDFSLAFLFDADRPASFKIGDSLIPYSPTDPYFRALLVGLLNSLRVMLSGIILATILGITVGMGRLSDNWLVRKIAAVYVETFRNTPLLLQLFFWYFAIFLRLPKIDNPLVVWDSIFLTNRGMQIPFPAGTLQTWLSLGFLVLSAILAAIIWRKQTQAIVGQGSSGRVFQVGLIGIAIAAILTIIFGLDWQQPQFDRATNSIEGGLSLSSEFAALTFGLTVYTAAFIAEVVRAGIQSVGKGQWEAARALGLKPSLIMRLVIFPQALRVMIPPLTSEFLNLAKNSSLAIAVLYSDIYAVSYTISNQTGNAVEMLLVVMATYLIFDLIIASLMNWFNRSVQIKER; encoded by the coding sequence ATGACCGATAATGAAAAAATTCCTTTTTGGCGGGACGATCGCTTCCTAAAAATCCTTGTTCAGATAGTAATCGTCTTCATTGTCGTTACTATCTTCGTTATTCTGGGAAATAATCTCGCTCGTAACTTTCGCCGCAGGGGTTTAGATTTTAGCTTGGCATTTCTATTTGATGCCGATCGCCCCGCTTCTTTTAAAATTGGCGATTCCCTCATCCCATACAGTCCTACAGATCCCTACTTTCGTGCTCTTTTGGTAGGTTTGCTCAACTCGTTGCGAGTGATGTTAAGCGGGATTATTCTTGCCACCATCCTCGGTATTACCGTTGGCATGGGCAGATTATCGGATAATTGGCTAGTGCGAAAAATTGCCGCCGTTTATGTAGAAACATTTCGCAATACGCCTCTGCTATTGCAACTTTTTTTCTGGTATTTTGCCATTTTTCTCAGATTGCCGAAAATTGACAATCCACTCGTCGTTTGGGATTCCATTTTTCTCACCAACCGAGGAATGCAGATTCCTTTTCCGGCCGGAACTTTACAGACCTGGCTATCTTTAGGATTTCTGGTTTTGAGCGCCATTTTAGCCGCTATTATCTGGCGCAAACAAACCCAGGCAATCGTAGGACAAGGGTCGTCAGGACGAGTTTTCCAAGTGGGATTGATTGGGATTGCGATCGCTGCCATTCTTACCATAATTTTCGGTCTCGATTGGCAGCAACCTCAATTCGATCGCGCGACTAATAGTATTGAAGGAGGATTGAGCCTTTCTTCTGAATTTGCCGCCTTGACGTTCGGACTGACAGTTTACACGGCGGCATTTATTGCAGAAGTGGTTCGCGCGGGGATTCAGTCCGTAGGCAAAGGACAATGGGAAGCAGCGAGGGCATTAGGACTAAAACCCTCTCTAATCATGCGTTTGGTGATATTTCCCCAAGCCTTGCGGGTCATGATTCCGCCCCTAACTAGCGAATTTCTCAACTTAGCCAAAAATTCTAGTTTAGCGATCGCCGTTCTCTACAGCGATATTTACGCGGTATCTTACACGATTTCCAATCAAACGGGAAACGCTGTAGAAATGTTGCTAGTCGTTATGGCGACCTATTTGATTTTTGACTTAATTATTGCTTCGCTCATGAACTGGTTCAACCGCTCGGTACAAATCAAGGAAAGGTAA
- a CDS encoding amino acid ABC transporter substrate-binding protein, whose amino-acid sequence MKKWRFLLITLLLASSLSACAGGEAESESRLEVVKNRGTLICGINGDVPGFSFADEKGEYSGMDVDLCRAVAAALFDDPKKVEFRTVSAQERFTAVQTGEIDILSRNTTWTINRDTAVGMEFGPTLFYDGQGIMVAKVSDITGAKNLEGKSICVLSGTTTEQNLADWLRKEGVKTYTPVTSDNDDALFTAYEQERCEAVSADRSKLVSRRTLLPKPDNHVLLDAEISKEPLGPAVADGDSQWFDAVKWITYTLIQAEEFGINSQNLSKFQNSQDPNIRRFLGQDGKLGEEMGLPNDFASRVIRHVGNYGEVYDRNIGKPFQLERGLNNLWTKGGLMYSPPFR is encoded by the coding sequence ATGAAGAAATGGCGTTTTCTATTGATAACCTTACTGCTTGCCTCGTCCCTAAGCGCTTGTGCAGGAGGCGAAGCAGAGAGTGAAAGTCGCTTGGAAGTCGTGAAAAACCGAGGGACTCTCATCTGCGGAATCAACGGAGACGTTCCAGGATTTAGCTTCGCAGATGAAAAAGGCGAATACTCCGGTATGGATGTCGATTTATGTCGCGCCGTTGCTGCGGCTTTATTTGACGACCCTAAAAAAGTTGAATTCCGTACTGTCAGCGCCCAAGAACGATTTACGGCGGTACAAACAGGAGAAATTGACATACTCAGTCGCAATACAACTTGGACAATTAACCGAGATACAGCCGTTGGTATGGAATTTGGACCTACCCTCTTCTACGACGGTCAGGGGATAATGGTTGCTAAAGTAAGCGACATAACTGGAGCAAAAAACCTAGAAGGAAAATCTATTTGCGTTCTTTCTGGAACGACAACGGAACAAAACCTGGCAGATTGGTTGCGCAAGGAAGGAGTAAAGACTTATACTCCCGTTACCTCCGATAATGACGATGCTCTTTTTACCGCTTACGAGCAAGAACGTTGCGAAGCCGTTAGTGCCGATCGCTCCAAACTGGTTAGTCGGCGCACCCTGCTGCCCAAACCAGATAACCACGTGTTGCTAGACGCGGAGATCTCAAAAGAACCGTTGGGACCGGCGGTTGCCGATGGTGACTCACAATGGTTTGATGCGGTTAAATGGATTACCTATACGCTCATCCAAGCGGAAGAATTTGGCATCAACTCTCAAAACTTGTCCAAATTTCAAAATAGCCAAGATCCCAACATCAGACGTTTCCTAGGTCAAGATGGAAAACTGGGCGAAGAGATGGGATTGCCCAATGATTTTGCCTCTCGCGTCATCAGACACGTCGGCAACTATGGCGAAGTCTACGATCGCAACATCGGCAAACCTTTCCAGCTAGAACGCGGACTCAATAACCTTTGGACAAAAGGCGGACTAATGTATTCGCCACCTTTCCGTTAG
- the xrtO gene encoding exosortase O, which yields MTNEESSIGCNASSGRGLWSGIAVSGAIALSWLYLNLLTLQWLARAVREMSLFNLVLLGLAGLFFSVQGIRHRQQLRWSAVPVLRPLPLALMFGSAIAANAFRWFLDLDRLPAICFILGSYGLLGLFLDSAIWQRRLSIAVAIATLLPFCLKFGTGLGFPVRMLTARAVEFILARANVSALSSQDIIVLENGISQVDLPCSGLRSLWIGTLFLLALTCLEGRCIDIRWLLVSIVNLVSLMLANIVRVLALVILVDGLKQPEIANMLHIPLGLMGFLSCCLLAWGLLRFVPKQRSEKRTEEVSRIQKQKNFKSLVPQALVAICVLALTLLPQPPSIAARSLILADLQLPSSIATQEISPSPYEQDFFQGYPGVEAHKLRFEVRGLSGSAILVFSPTWQAHHSPELCLLGSGFQVDKMERRQLAPDTLGRWLSLNNGERSAAYWFQSSKRTTDEYLVRLWGEMNRREPIWVMVSVLFDRASRPDDSAVQTLIASLNQAIDRRLEE from the coding sequence ATGACGAATGAAGAAAGCTCGATTGGCTGCAATGCCAGTTCGGGGCGCGGGTTATGGAGTGGTATCGCAGTCAGTGGCGCGATCGCGCTGAGCTGGCTTTATCTAAACTTGCTGACGCTGCAATGGTTGGCACGGGCAGTTCGGGAGATGAGTTTATTTAACCTCGTCCTGCTCGGATTGGCGGGGTTATTTTTTAGCGTGCAAGGGATACGGCACCGCCAACAGCTTCGTTGGTCGGCAGTTCCGGTGTTGCGTCCCTTGCCACTGGCGTTGATGTTTGGCAGCGCGATCGCCGCCAATGCTTTTCGCTGGTTTCTCGACCTGGATCGGTTGCCAGCAATCTGTTTTATTCTGGGCAGCTACGGTCTATTGGGGCTATTTTTAGATAGTGCGATCTGGCAGAGAAGATTATCGATCGCCGTCGCGATCGCAACTCTCCTGCCATTTTGCCTTAAGTTTGGTACGGGTTTAGGTTTTCCCGTCCGCATGCTTACCGCTCGCGCCGTTGAATTTATCCTGGCAAGAGCAAACGTTTCCGCCCTTTCTTCCCAAGACATCATCGTTTTGGAGAATGGCATTTCCCAAGTCGATCTGCCCTGTAGCGGGTTGAGAAGTTTGTGGATAGGAACCCTCTTCCTGCTGGCATTAACATGCTTAGAAGGTCGTTGCATTGATATCCGCTGGCTGTTAGTTAGCATCGTCAATCTGGTTTCGTTGATGCTTGCCAACATCGTGCGAGTGCTAGCGTTAGTCATCCTCGTCGATGGACTGAAACAGCCAGAAATTGCCAATATGCTACATATTCCTCTGGGTTTAATGGGTTTTCTTTCCTGCTGCTTGTTGGCGTGGGGATTGTTGCGGTTTGTGCCCAAACAGCGCTCGGAAAAACGAACTGAAGAAGTATCGAGAATTCAAAAGCAGAAAAATTTTAAATCCCTAGTTCCTCAAGCCCTCGTCGCGATCTGCGTTCTCGCGTTGACTTTGCTGCCCCAGCCTCCATCGATCGCGGCGCGATCGCTAATTCTAGCAGACTTGCAACTGCCATCGTCAATCGCAACGCAGGAGATCTCGCCGAGTCCTTACGAGCAAGATTTTTTTCAGGGTTATCCCGGCGTAGAGGCTCACAAGCTGCGATTTGAGGTACGAGGGCTTTCTGGATCGGCGATCCTGGTATTTAGCCCCACCTGGCAAGCGCACCACTCGCCCGAACTGTGCTTGCTTGGGAGCGGATTTCAAGTCGATAAAATGGAGCGGCGGCAGCTCGCCCCCGATACGCTCGGACGCTGGTTATCGCTCAATAATGGCGAGCGATCGGCTGCTTATTGGTTTCAGTCATCCAAGCGAACCACCGATGAATACCTCGTTCGTCTGTGGGGAGAAATGAACCGTCGGGAACCGATCTGGGTGATGGTATCGGTTCTGTTCGATCGCGCTAGCCGTCCCGACGATTCGGCAGTGCAAACCCTAATTGCCAGTCTTAACCAGGCTATCGATCGCCGTTTGGAGGAATAA